In the genome of Streptomyces collinus, one region contains:
- a CDS encoding O-antigen ligase family protein: MTSVSGPDADGERRIVSDAAGVVVLGTCAAWSLITAAVHDGRPEGVLLAVLAVAAGYAAGRISGALLPVGAPFAGALAGIALTVAVPHLAPGPQIAAPLGHAGGTAAVLTLAAGAACCAAWSAPVPAVRFALRLLAAGTAVLAAVLGSTTGFVTCLAVLVCSLAAGRTRHRGAGMAVLAAVAAMVTGLVWAVAAQAVPGGFLAALEGRLTPHRVLLWQDAWHLLGDDAALGAGPGRFGELSTTSAQSLLSDGKPHSAPLQQAAEQGVVGVVLLATAFGWVLYALWRGPRPTPVALTAGAALTALAAIAAIGNALSFTAVSVGAGLLAGMATARPLEPSSRTPETQARGAGRTPAW, translated from the coding sequence GTGACGTCCGTGTCCGGACCGGACGCGGACGGCGAGAGACGAATCGTTTCCGACGCGGCGGGTGTCGTGGTGCTGGGCACCTGCGCAGCCTGGTCACTGATCACGGCGGCCGTGCACGACGGCAGGCCCGAGGGGGTTCTCCTGGCGGTGCTTGCCGTGGCCGCGGGGTACGCCGCGGGGCGGATCAGCGGGGCGCTGCTGCCGGTCGGCGCGCCCTTCGCCGGGGCGCTGGCCGGCATCGCGCTGACGGTGGCCGTTCCGCACCTCGCTCCGGGCCCGCAGATCGCCGCGCCCCTCGGGCACGCAGGGGGCACGGCCGCCGTCCTGACGCTGGCGGCCGGTGCCGCGTGCTGTGCGGCCTGGTCCGCGCCGGTTCCGGCCGTTCGGTTCGCGTTGCGTCTGCTGGCCGCGGGCACGGCGGTGCTGGCGGCCGTGCTCGGCTCGACCACCGGCTTCGTGACCTGTCTCGCGGTGCTGGTGTGCTCTCTGGCCGCCGGCCGCACCCGTCACCGCGGCGCCGGGATGGCCGTACTGGCCGCGGTCGCCGCCATGGTGACCGGGCTGGTCTGGGCGGTCGCCGCGCAGGCCGTACCGGGCGGGTTCCTGGCCGCTCTGGAGGGGCGGCTGACGCCGCACCGCGTGCTGCTGTGGCAGGACGCGTGGCATCTGCTGGGCGACGACGCCGCCCTGGGGGCCGGCCCGGGCCGTTTCGGGGAGCTGAGCACGACGTCCGCCCAGTCGCTGCTGTCCGACGGCAAGCCCCACTCGGCACCCCTGCAGCAGGCGGCAGAGCAGGGGGTCGTCGGCGTGGTCCTGCTCGCGACTGCGTTCGGCTGGGTCCTGTACGCGCTGTGGCGCGGCCCGCGTCCGACCCCGGTGGCGCTCACCGCCGGCGCGGCCCTGACGGCGCTCGCCGCCATCGCCGCGATCGGCAACGCGCTGAGCTTCACGGCGGTGTCGGTGGGAGCGGGCCTGCTGGCGGGCATGGCCACGGCGCGCCCCCTCGAACCGTCGAGCCGTACTCCGGAGACACAGGCACGGGGAGCGGGACGCACCCCCGCGTGGTGA
- a CDS encoding glutamate racemase — protein sequence MKIALMDSGIGLLAATAAVRRLRPDADLVLSLDPDGMPWGPRTAQDLTHRALAVAEAAAARRPDALIVGCNTATVHALTALRAHLEPALPVIGTVPAIKPAAAGGGHLAIWATPATTGSPYQQGLIRDFAGGVPVTEVPCWGLAEAVEHADEAAIDAAVTAAAALTPDDVTTVVLGCTHYELVAERIRTAVQRPGRPPLVLHGSAGAVAAQALRRLGEQPAPGATPHGTLTVLLSGREGTLPAPALAYAEGRLMQAVTPAR from the coding sequence GTGAAGATCGCGCTCATGGACTCCGGAATCGGTCTGCTGGCGGCCACCGCCGCGGTACGGCGGCTGCGCCCCGACGCCGATCTCGTGCTCTCCCTGGACCCCGACGGCATGCCGTGGGGCCCGCGCACTGCGCAGGACCTCACCCATCGTGCCCTGGCCGTCGCCGAGGCCGCTGCCGCGCGCCGCCCCGACGCCCTGATCGTCGGCTGCAACACCGCGACCGTGCACGCGCTCACCGCCCTGCGCGCCCACCTCGAACCGGCACTGCCGGTCATCGGCACCGTCCCGGCGATCAAGCCGGCCGCGGCCGGCGGCGGGCATCTCGCCATCTGGGCCACCCCGGCCACCACCGGCAGCCCCTACCAGCAGGGCCTGATCCGGGACTTCGCCGGGGGCGTGCCCGTCACCGAAGTGCCGTGCTGGGGCCTGGCCGAGGCCGTGGAACACGCGGACGAGGCGGCGATCGACGCGGCCGTGACCGCGGCCGCCGCCCTCACTCCGGACGACGTGACCACCGTCGTCCTCGGCTGCACCCACTACGAACTGGTCGCCGAACGCATCCGGACCGCCGTCCAGCGTCCCGGCCGCCCGCCCCTCGTGCTGCACGGCTCCGCGGGAGCCGTGGCCGCCCAGGCCCTGCGCCGGCTCGGCGAGCAGCCCGCGCCGGGAGCCACACCGCACGGCACACTCACCGTGCTGCTCAGCGGACGCGAGGGCACACTGCCCGCCCCCGCCCTGGCGTACGCCGAAGGGCGCTTGATGCAGGCGGTCACGCCCGCCCGCTGA
- a CDS encoding glycosyltransferase: MGQTARVSAVVWTAAGSLLAWLWLLLGQGFFWRTDVRLPSRVEPDEWPSVCVVVPARDEAAVLPAALPSLLAQDYPGRAEIFLVDDGSSDGTGDLARELARRHGGLPLTVGSPGEPPAGWTGKLWAVRHGLGLARAREPEYVLLTDADIAHRPDSLRELVAAARSGGFDVVSQMARLRVESVWERLVVPAFVYFFAQLYPFRRIAGEGRTAAAAGGCVLLRAETAERARIPEAIRHAVIDDVALARAVKGSGGRVWLGLAERVDSVRPYPRLRDLWRMVSRSAYAQLRHRPLLLAGTVAGLALVYLVPPVAALAGLAAGRTPAAVLGGLAWLVMAGTYVPMLRYYRQPLWLAPLLPFTAFLYLLMTVDSAVQHYRGRGAAWKGRTYTRPDALPDEG, translated from the coding sequence GTGGGGCAGACTGCGCGCGTGAGCGCCGTTGTGTGGACTGCCGCTGGATCACTGCTCGCCTGGCTGTGGCTCCTGCTCGGCCAGGGCTTCTTCTGGCGCACCGACGTGCGGCTGCCTTCGCGTGTGGAGCCCGACGAGTGGCCGTCGGTGTGCGTCGTCGTCCCGGCGCGCGACGAGGCGGCCGTGCTGCCGGCCGCGCTGCCGTCGCTGCTCGCGCAGGACTATCCGGGGCGGGCGGAGATCTTCCTCGTCGACGACGGCAGTTCGGACGGCACCGGTGATCTCGCGCGCGAGCTGGCGCGCAGGCACGGTGGGCTGCCGCTGACCGTGGGTTCGCCGGGTGAGCCGCCGGCGGGCTGGACCGGCAAGCTGTGGGCGGTGCGCCACGGTCTCGGGCTGGCACGCGCGCGTGAGCCCGAGTACGTCCTCCTGACGGACGCCGACATCGCCCATCGGCCGGACAGTCTGCGCGAGCTGGTGGCGGCGGCCCGTTCCGGTGGGTTCGACGTCGTCTCGCAGATGGCCCGGCTACGGGTGGAGAGCGTCTGGGAACGGCTCGTGGTGCCGGCGTTCGTCTACTTCTTCGCGCAGCTCTACCCCTTCCGGCGGATCGCCGGGGAGGGCCGGACGGCGGCCGCGGCCGGGGGCTGCGTCCTGCTGCGGGCGGAGACCGCCGAGCGGGCGCGGATCCCGGAGGCGATCCGGCACGCCGTGATCGACGACGTGGCGCTCGCCCGGGCCGTGAAGGGGAGCGGGGGCCGCGTATGGCTGGGGCTCGCGGAGCGGGTGGACAGCGTGCGGCCGTATCCGCGGCTGCGCGACCTGTGGCGGATGGTGTCGCGCAGTGCGTACGCCCAGCTGCGGCATCGTCCGCTGCTGCTGGCCGGGACGGTCGCCGGGCTGGCACTGGTGTATCTGGTCCCGCCCGTGGCGGCCCTGGCGGGTCTCGCCGCCGGCCGTACGCCGGCGGCGGTCCTCGGCGGCCTCGCGTGGCTCGTCATGGCGGGGACGTACGTCCCGATGCTCCGCTACTACCGGCAGCCGCTGTGGCTCGCTCCCCTGCTGCCGTTCACCGCGTTCCTTTATCTCCTCATGACCGTCGATTCCGCGGTGCAGCACTACCGGGGGCGGGGTGCGGCCTGGAAGGGCCGCACCTACACGCGCCCGGACGCCCTGCCCGACGAGGGCTGA
- a CDS encoding TerD family protein: MLKGSNTPVPTAALRVELGWRAGAGVPDADASALLLVSGKVRSDADFVFYNQPAHSSGAIRHEGKRTTDGRVTDALLVDLARVEPAIETVVIAASADGGTFGNVPDLYIEVQDAAQGTPVARFDNPGATTETAFVLGEFYRRQGAWKFRAVGQGYSSGLEGLATDYGITVDEPQQAAPAPAVAPAPPAATPPAASTPPPMPQPAAPPPPAPVRLTKVTLTKAAPSVSLTKQGGTSGALHVNLNWEVRKQFSGWSSKFGRPTALHSDLDLDLCALYELNDGSKGVVQALGNSFGALHQPPYIHLDGDDRTGAVSAGENLTVNLDHKNAFRRILVFVTIYEGARSFADLHASVTLQPQHGAPIEFSLDECTVPSLVCALALITNTGGDLIVQREARYLVPERGVSPQRTVDYAYGWGMNWTPGRK, from the coding sequence ATGCTGAAAGGTTCAAATACTCCGGTGCCCACCGCGGCCTTGCGGGTGGAATTGGGGTGGCGGGCCGGAGCGGGCGTGCCCGACGCCGACGCCTCCGCTTTGCTGCTGGTAAGCGGAAAGGTCCGCTCGGACGCGGACTTCGTCTTCTACAACCAGCCCGCGCACTCCTCCGGCGCGATCCGTCACGAGGGAAAGCGCACCACCGACGGCCGGGTGACCGACGCGCTCCTCGTCGACCTCGCGCGCGTGGAACCCGCGATCGAGACGGTCGTCATCGCCGCCTCCGCCGACGGCGGCACGTTCGGAAACGTTCCCGACCTGTACATCGAGGTCCAGGACGCGGCCCAGGGCACACCGGTGGCCCGCTTCGACAACCCGGGTGCCACAACCGAAACCGCTTTCGTGCTGGGCGAGTTCTACCGCCGCCAGGGCGCCTGGAAGTTCCGCGCCGTCGGTCAGGGCTACAGCAGCGGCCTCGAAGGACTGGCCACGGACTACGGCATCACCGTGGACGAGCCGCAGCAGGCGGCACCGGCCCCGGCCGTCGCTCCGGCGCCCCCCGCGGCCACACCGCCCGCCGCGTCCACGCCCCCGCCGATGCCGCAGCCCGCCGCGCCGCCCCCGCCCGCGCCCGTCCGTCTCACCAAGGTGACGCTCACCAAGGCCGCCCCCTCCGTCTCGCTCACCAAGCAGGGCGGCACCTCCGGCGCGTTGCACGTGAACCTCAACTGGGAGGTGCGCAAGCAGTTCTCCGGGTGGAGCAGCAAGTTCGGGCGCCCGACCGCGCTGCACTCCGACCTCGACCTCGACCTGTGCGCCCTGTACGAACTCAACGACGGCAGCAAGGGCGTCGTTCAGGCGCTCGGCAACAGCTTCGGAGCGCTGCACCAGCCTCCGTACATCCACCTCGACGGCGACGACCGCACCGGCGCCGTGTCGGCGGGGGAGAACCTCACCGTCAACCTCGACCACAAGAACGCCTTCCGCCGCATCCTCGTCTTCGTCACCATCTACGAAGGAGCCCGTTCCTTCGCCGACCTCCACGCATCGGTCACGCTCCAGCCGCAGCACGGGGCGCCGATCGAGTTCTCCCTCGACGAGTGCACCGTCCCCTCACTCGTGTGCGCGCTCGCCCTGATCACCAACACCGGCGGCGACCTGATCGTCCAGCGGGAGGCGCGCTACCTGGTGCCCGAGCGCGGGGTGAGCCCGCAAAGGACCGTCGATTACGCCTACGGGTGGGGCATGAACTGGACCCCCGGCCGCAAGTGA
- a CDS encoding DUF6643 family protein, with the protein MTSPRSTYGGGYYSASFPDTPIYDKLVAERGTPQIAPIRVPAQYDMPGGNLPALPSALPALPAAPSQPAYGYPQAQQPSPLQQAPAAYIPQQATAPRGYPGPQPQQPRPAAPAGYEAMRPAAPRPAPAPYQDPYNNQQYRGY; encoded by the coding sequence ATGACCTCCCCCCGCTCCACCTATGGCGGCGGCTACTACTCCGCCTCCTTCCCGGACACCCCGATCTACGACAAGCTCGTCGCCGAGCGGGGCACCCCGCAGATCGCACCGATCCGGGTCCCCGCTCAGTACGACATGCCGGGCGGCAACCTGCCCGCCCTCCCGTCGGCGCTGCCCGCCCTGCCGGCAGCCCCCTCCCAGCCCGCCTACGGCTATCCGCAGGCGCAGCAGCCCTCACCGCTGCAGCAGGCGCCCGCGGCGTACATCCCGCAGCAGGCCACCGCTCCGCGCGGCTACCCCGGCCCCCAGCCGCAGCAGCCCCGCCCGGCCGCACCCGCGGGCTACGAGGCGATGCGCCCCGCGGCTCCCCGGCCGGCCCCGGCTCCCTATCAGGACCCGTACAACAACCAGCAGTACCGCGGGTACTGA
- a CDS encoding Rv1733c family protein has translation MRAISGLWRWRRNPLCRATDLAEAWVALAALMLILLAAPVAGSLVGGTAEDALQRSVRTQHEARHLVTATVVRKLDRSPLDADPETSSGRDLRTRVLADWTAPDGTPHQGPVLASLKNPQQGDEFRIWTDRHGRMVGRPLDSATASTHAVLAGFGAALATGGLIEAGRRLIVWRMVRRRYARWDQAWDKAGPDWGRTGTGS, from the coding sequence GTGCGAGCGATCAGCGGACTCTGGCGCTGGCGGCGCAATCCGCTGTGCCGCGCGACCGACCTGGCCGAGGCCTGGGTGGCACTGGCCGCCCTGATGCTGATCCTGCTGGCCGCCCCGGTGGCCGGCTCGCTCGTCGGGGGGACGGCGGAGGACGCCCTGCAGCGCTCCGTCCGGACACAGCACGAGGCACGGCACCTGGTGACGGCCACCGTGGTCCGCAAGCTGGACCGCTCCCCGCTGGACGCCGACCCGGAGACCTCGTCGGGCAGGGATCTGCGCACCCGTGTCCTCGCCGACTGGACCGCGCCGGACGGCACCCCGCACCAGGGTCCCGTCCTGGCGAGCCTCAAGAACCCCCAGCAGGGCGACGAGTTCCGGATATGGACCGACCGGCACGGCCGGATGGTGGGCCGCCCGCTCGACTCCGCGACGGCGTCGACGCACGCGGTCCTAGCCGGCTTCGGCGCCGCCCTGGCGACGGGCGGTCTCATCGAGGCCGGCAGACGGCTGATCGTCTGGCGCATGGTCCGCCGCCGGTACGCCCGTTGGGACCAGGCATGGGACAAGGCGGGCCCGGACTGGGGCAGGACGGGCACCGGCAGCTGA
- a CDS encoding right-handed parallel beta-helix repeat-containing protein: protein MAQGTVQVTHTGTSRWRRRTGEYASLAAALEAAADGDVLTVAPGTYRENLVLQRAVTLRGPEGSPGSVRIAPVDGVPLTVRASAVVQDLHVEGQDAAAPAVLVEEGTPELRDVRVVTRSAAGIEVRGSARPTVRRCAVDNPAGIGIAVLDGAGGVFEECEVVAAGQAGVAVRGGAHPRLERCRIHHTSGSGLSATGENSALEAVGCEIYEVRGSGVQITGRATAHLTDCDVHRTTADGVTLDTDAVLTLADCRIHDIPENAVDLRSRSVLTLTRTTVRQFGRNGLSVWDPGTRVDANQCEIFDSTGDYPAVWVSDGATAVLDSCRVHDVPDALFVLDRGSRADVVDSDLSQVRNTAVSVSDGATAQLDDCRIRDAATGAWFRDHGSGGTLSNCTVDGTQTGVIVTKGADPTVERCTIDSPAEAGVYVSAGGRGSFQNCRVTGSGGYGFHVIDGSRTTLRKCRTERCARGGYEFADSGADAASGAGPLVEDCTSDESAGLRTPTARATAVQTVSHSPGLLGAVPGQRTEPEPPAPVAEPEQPARTSKDVLGELDALVGLESVKREVRALTDMIEVGRRRQQAGLKAASVKRHLVFTGSPGTGKTTVARLYGEILASLGVLEKGHLVEVSRVDLVGEHIGSTAIRTQEAFEKARGGVLFIDEAYALSPEDAGRDFGKEAIDTLVKLMEDHRDAVVVIVAGYTAEMERFLSVNPGVASRFSRTITFSDYGPEDLLRIVEQQAEEHEYRLAPGAAEALRKYFTVLPKGPAFGNGRTARQTFEAMVERHASRVAQVAEPSTDDLTLLYAEDLPELL from the coding sequence ATGGCACAGGGCACGGTCCAGGTGACGCACACCGGCACGTCGCGGTGGCGGCGCCGCACGGGTGAGTACGCATCGCTCGCCGCCGCCCTGGAGGCCGCGGCCGACGGGGACGTCCTCACCGTCGCGCCCGGCACCTACCGGGAGAACCTGGTCCTGCAGCGCGCGGTGACCCTGCGCGGCCCGGAGGGCTCCCCCGGCTCCGTGCGGATCGCGCCCGTGGACGGCGTGCCGCTGACCGTGCGCGCCTCTGCGGTGGTGCAGGACCTCCATGTGGAGGGCCAGGACGCCGCCGCCCCTGCCGTGCTGGTGGAGGAGGGCACCCCCGAGCTGCGGGACGTGCGGGTCGTGACGCGGTCGGCGGCCGGGATCGAGGTACGCGGCAGCGCCCGGCCCACGGTCCGGCGCTGCGCGGTCGACAACCCTGCGGGCATCGGCATCGCCGTACTCGACGGCGCGGGCGGGGTGTTCGAGGAGTGCGAGGTCGTCGCGGCCGGCCAGGCGGGCGTGGCGGTGCGCGGCGGCGCCCACCCCCGCCTGGAGCGCTGCCGGATCCACCACACGTCGGGCTCGGGCCTGTCGGCGACCGGGGAGAACTCGGCGCTGGAGGCGGTGGGCTGCGAGATCTACGAAGTGCGGGGCAGCGGTGTGCAGATCACCGGCCGCGCCACGGCGCACCTCACCGACTGCGACGTGCACCGCACGACGGCCGACGGGGTCACGCTCGACACGGACGCCGTGCTGACGCTCGCCGACTGCCGCATCCACGACATCCCGGAGAACGCGGTCGACCTGCGCTCCCGTTCCGTTCTCACGCTGACGCGCACCACGGTGCGGCAGTTCGGGCGCAACGGCCTGTCGGTGTGGGACCCGGGCACGCGGGTGGACGCCAACCAGTGCGAGATCTTCGACAGCACGGGCGACTATCCGGCGGTGTGGGTCAGCGACGGCGCCACCGCCGTCCTGGACTCCTGCCGGGTGCACGACGTGCCGGACGCGCTGTTCGTCCTCGACCGCGGCTCGCGCGCGGACGTCGTCGACAGCGACCTGTCCCAGGTGCGCAACACGGCGGTGTCGGTGAGCGACGGCGCGACCGCGCAGCTCGACGACTGCCGGATCCGGGACGCGGCGACGGGCGCCTGGTTCCGCGACCACGGCAGCGGCGGCACCCTCAGCAACTGCACGGTGGACGGCACCCAGACCGGCGTGATCGTCACCAAGGGCGCCGACCCGACCGTGGAGCGCTGCACGATCGACTCACCGGCGGAGGCAGGCGTCTACGTCTCGGCCGGCGGCCGCGGCAGCTTCCAGAACTGCCGGGTCACGGGCAGCGGCGGCTACGGCTTCCACGTGATCGACGGCAGCCGTACGACGCTGCGCAAGTGCCGCACGGAGCGGTGCGCGCGCGGGGGCTACGAGTTCGCGGACAGTGGCGCGGACGCCGCGTCCGGGGCGGGCCCGCTCGTCGAGGACTGCACGAGCGACGAGAGCGCCGGGCTGCGTACGCCCACGGCTCGGGCGACGGCCGTGCAGACGGTGAGCCACTCCCCCGGCCTGCTGGGCGCGGTCCCGGGACAGCGCACCGAGCCGGAGCCCCCGGCGCCGGTCGCCGAGCCCGAGCAGCCGGCCCGCACCTCCAAGGACGTCCTCGGTGAACTGGACGCGCTGGTGGGCCTGGAGAGCGTCAAGCGCGAGGTGCGCGCCCTCACCGACATGATCGAGGTCGGAAGGCGCCGGCAGCAGGCCGGTCTGAAGGCGGCCTCGGTCAAGCGGCACCTGGTCTTCACCGGCTCCCCCGGCACCGGCAAGACGACGGTCGCGCGGCTCTACGGCGAGATCCTCGCCTCCCTCGGCGTGCTGGAGAAGGGCCACCTGGTCGAGGTGTCCCGGGTCGACCTGGTCGGCGAGCACATCGGCTCCACCGCGATCCGCACACAAGAGGCGTTCGAGAAGGCGCGCGGCGGCGTGCTGTTCATCGACGAGGCGTACGCGCTGTCCCCGGAGGACGCGGGCCGCGACTTCGGCAAGGAGGCCATCGACACGCTGGTGAAGCTGATGGAGGACCACCGGGACGCGGTCGTGGTGATCGTCGCGGGCTACACGGCCGAGATGGAGCGCTTCCTGTCGGTCAACCCGGGCGTGGCGTCCCGCTTCTCCCGGACCATCACCTTCAGCGACTACGGCCCTGAGGATCTGCTGCGGATCGTGGAGCAGCAGGCCGAGGAGCACGAGTACCGGCTGGCGCCGGGCGCGGCGGAGGCCCTGCGGAAGTACTTCACGGTGCTGCCCAAGGGCCCGGCGTTCGGCAACGGCCGTACCGCTCGGCAGACGTTCGAGGCCATGGTCGAACGGCATGCGAGCCGGGTCGCCCAGGTGGCGGAGCCGAGCACGGACGACCTGACCCTGCTCTACGCCGAGGATCTGCCCGAGCTGCTCTGA